TATATAATTTTTGATACATAAACTACCTCCACAATTTTATTTATTTTATTGTATCATATTTTTTGTAAATTTCTAGTAAAATAATGAAAATTCCAATTAGTTTTCATAGTTTTCTAGAACTAATATATTAATCATACTTATACTCTAATTATTACACACAAATGTTATAAATACAATTTATTAATAAAAATGTTGCTAGATTTCAATAATAGTTGTATAATAAGTAGTGTAAGAAAAAATTAAGGAGTGATAACGATGAAATATATTATTTCACTAATTTGGTCATTTATATTCGCATTTATTGTAATATTTATCGTATCATCTATTTTAGGTAGCAATGGTGAAGTTAATACACTTCGTGACTG
This is a stretch of genomic DNA from Gemella haemolysans. It encodes these proteins:
- a CDS encoding DUF2929 family protein, which encodes MKYIISLIWSFIFAFIVIFIVSSILGSNGEVNTLRDCAILSVMFTVFVALLDAVGLDKKR